A window from Theobroma cacao cultivar B97-61/B2 chromosome 3, Criollo_cocoa_genome_V2, whole genome shotgun sequence encodes these proteins:
- the LOC18605171 gene encoding LOW QUALITY PROTEIN: pyruvate dehydrogenase E1 component subunit beta-1, mitochondrial (The sequence of the model RefSeq protein was modified relative to this genomic sequence to represent the inferred CDS: substituted 1 base at 1 genomic stop codon): MLGITRQSVSNGALRIRPAFYASRNYSAAAKERTVREALNSALDEEMSADPRVFLIGEEVGEYQGAYKISKSLLEKYGPERVRDTPITEAGFAGIGVGAAYYGLRPVVEFMTFNFSMQTIDQIINFAAKXSYMSAGQLSVPIVFRGPNGAAAGVAAQHSQCYASWYGTCPGLKVLVPYSSEDARGLLKAAIRDPDPVVFLENELLYGQSFPVSAEVLNSSFCLPIGKAKIEREGKDVTITAFSKMVGYALKAADMLAKEGINAEVINLRSIRPLDRATINTSVRKTNRLVTVEEGFPQNGVGAEICASVVEESFEFLDAPVERIGAADVPMPYAANLERMAVPQVEDIVRAAKRTCYRSV; encoded by the exons ATGTTGGGGATCACCAGGCAAAGTGTCAGCAATGGAGCGTTG AGGATTCGTCCTGCATTTTACGCGTCTAGAAATTACTCCGCCGCCGCAAAAGAG AGGACAGTCCGAGAAGCTCTCAATTCTGCACTTGATGAAGAAATGTCTGCAGATCCCAGGGTCTTTTTAATAGGTGAAGAG GTTGGTGAATATCAGGGGGCATACAAG ATTTCCAAAAGCCTTTTGGAGAAGTATGGCCCTGAGAGGGTTCGTGACACCCCAATTACAGAG GCTGGTTTTGCTGGCATTGGAGTTGGTGCTGCTTACTATGGCCTTAGACCTGTTGTCGAATTTATGACCTTTAACTTCTCCATGCAG ACAATTGACCAAATCATTAATTTTGCTGCAAAATAAAGTTATATGTCTGCCGGTCAGCTTTCTGTACCAATTGTTTTCAGGGGACCAAATGGTGCTGCTGCTGGAGTTGCTGCTCAGCATTCCCAG TGTTATGCCTCATGGTATGGAACCTGTCCTGGTTTGAAGGTGCTTGTTCCATATTCATCAGAAGATGCCCGGGGCCTGCTAAAGGCTGCTATAAGGGACCCTGATCCTGttgttttccttgaaaatGAGTTGCT ATATGGTCAGTCTTTTCCTGTTTCAGCAGAAGTTCTTAATTCCAGTTTTTGCCTTCCCATAGGGAAAGCTAAG ATAGAACGAGAAGGAAAGGATGTAACTATTACTGCTTTCTCGAAGATGGTTGGTTATGCTCTCAAG GCAGCTGATATGCTTGCCAAGGAGGGAATAAATGCTGag GTTATAAATTTGCGCTCAATTCGTCCCCTTGATAGAGCAACAATTAATACTTCTGTGAGGAAAACTAACAGACTGGTAACTGTGGAAGAAGGGTTTCCTCAAAATGGTGTTGGTGCTGAGATCTG CGCATCTGTCGTTGAGGAGAGTTTTGAGTTTCTAGATGCACCTGTTGAGAGAATAGGTGCTGCTGATGTTCCCATGCCTTATGCTGCCAATCTTGAGAGGATGGCTGTTCCACAG GTTGAGGACATAGTACGTGCGGCAAAGAGAACTTGCTACAGATCAGTTTGA
- the LOC18605172 gene encoding probable serine/threonine-protein kinase At1g54610, producing the protein MGCVFGKQSQSSSSGRRRINTAAPPLPPRTRRRRSSDESPTIVSVTDAVDGVVDVKEPEITRQQQQKARHTGDLAVRIPAPERRRPPPDLNQQGWPSWLMAVAGDAIRDWTPRRANTFEKLDKIGQGTYSNVYKARDLLTGKIVALKKVRFDNLEPESVKFMAREILVLRKLDHPNVIKLEGLVTSRMSCSLYLVFEYMEHDLAGLAACQGIKFTEPQVKCYMKQLLSGLEHCHKQGVLHRDIKGSNLLIDNEGILKIADFGLATCYDPEQKKPLTSRVVTLWYRPPELLLGATYYGVGVDLWSAGCILAELLSGKPIMPGRTEVEQLHKIFKLCGSPSEEYWKKSKLPNATLFKPQQPYKCCIAETFKDFPSSSLPLIETLLTIDPEERSTATAALNSDFFTTEPYACESSSLPKYPPSKEMDVKLRDEEARRQRGLASKVNAVDGTRRIKVRERASRAIPAPEANAEIQANLDKWRVMTQTNVKSKSEKFPPPHQDGAVGHPVDTSQKGPISFNASDTSFSSSIFTSKSSGSVKSSEPGSGPSRRRKAKRDTQRAPSRKFIRGLKPSSIGLSVDMLFRGKSEVFRSQN; encoded by the exons ATGGGTTGCGTCTTCGGCAAGCAATCACAATCATCATCATCGGGTCGCCGGCGGATCAACACCGCAGCTCCACCACTTCCTCCTCGTACTCGTCGTCGCCGGAGCTCCGACGAGTCACCCACGATAGTTTCAGTCACTGACGCTGTTGACGGCGTCGTGGATGTGAAAGAGCCAGAGATAACGAGGCAACAGCAGCAAAAAGCAAGACATACCGGTGATTTAGCTGTGAGAATTCCGGCTCCGGAGAGACGGCGACCGCCGCCGGACCTGAACCAACAAGGTTGGCCTTCATGGCTGATGGCCGTCGCTGGCGATGCCATCCGTGACTGGACCCCAAGACGTGCCAACACCTTTGAGAAGCTTGACAAG ATTGGCCAAGGGACTTATAGCAACGTGTACAAAGCTAGGGATCTACTAACAGGGAAAATAGTGGCATTAAAGAAGGTTAGGTTTGACAATTTGGAGCCAGAGAGTGTAAAGTTCATGGCGAGAGAGATTCTTGTCTTAAGGAAGCTTGACCATCCCAATGTAATCAAGCTTGAAGGTTTAGTTACTTCAAGAATGTCTTGTAGTCTTTACTTGGTTTTTGAATACATGGAGCATGATCTTGCCGGCCTCGCTGCCTGCCAAGGAATCAAGTTTACTGAGCCTCAG GTAAAGTGCTATATGAAGCAATTACTTTCTGGGTTAGAGCATTGCCACAAACAAGGTGTTTTGCATCGTGATATCAAGGGTTCTAATCTGCTTATTGACAATGAAGGGATTCTAAAAATTGCTGATTTTGGACTGGCTACCTGTTATGATCCTGAGCAGAAGAAGCCCCTGACTAGTCGAGTAGTCACTCTCTGGTACCGTCCACCTGAACTGCTTCTTGGGGCAACTTATTATGGTGTTGGGGTAGACCTCTGGAGTGCTGGCTGTATTTTGGCAGAGCTACTTTCTGGGAAGCCAATAATGCCAGGAAGAACAGAG GTTGAACAACTGCATAAGATATTCAAGTTATGTGGATCCCCTTCTGaggaatattggaagaaatCCAAATTGCCAAATGCAACACTCTTTAAGCCACAGCAGCCATATAAATGCTGTATAGCAGAAACTTTCAAGGATTTTCCATCTTCTTCTTTACCTCTAATTGAAACTCTTCTTACAATAGACCCTGAAGAGCGAAGTACCGCCACTGCAGCTCTTAATAGTGAT TTCTTCACCACTGAACCATATGCTTGTGAGTCATCAAGTTTACCAAAGTATCCTCCCAGTAAAGAAATGGACGTAAAATTGAGAGATGAAGAAGCAAGAAG ACAAAGGGGTCTAGCCAGCAAAGTTAATGCAGTTGATGGAACCAGGAGAATAAAAGTTCGTGAACGTGCTAGTCGGGCAATCCCAGCCCCTGAAGCAAATGCTGAGATTCAAGCCAACTTAGAT AAATGGAGAGTCATGACACAAACAAACGTCAAGAGCAAGAGTGAGAAATTCCCACCTCCCCATCAAGATGGAGCTGTTGGGCATCCAGTAGATACATCACAGAAAGGGCCTATATCGTTTAATGCGAGTGACACCTCTTTTAGCTCATCAATTTTCACCTCCAAGTCATCAGGATCTGTGAAAAGTTCTGAGCCTGGGAGCGGTCCTTCCAGAAGAAGGAAAGCCAAGAGAGACACCCAGAGGGCTCCATCTCGAAAGTTCATCCGAGGTCTCAAACCATCCTCAATCGGCCTATCCGTGGATATGCTATTTAGGGGTAAATCTGAAGTCTTCCGTAGCCAGAATTAG